DNA sequence from the Carnobacterium funditum DSM 5970 genome:
GATGACATCTGCTCCACTTGCATACATTACAGCTGCAATAGCTTATCCTTTTGCAGAATCAGCGAACGAGCCTACGTATTCAACCTGAACCTTTCTATTGGGTTTTACTATTTTTACTTCTTGAACAAATCCTGCTTCAAATTTATCGATAGCCTCCGATTCTTGACCACCAATAAATCCTACTTTATTAGATACTGTTGTTGCAGGAGCTACAACACCTGCTAAAAAAGCTGATTCATTGTCTTTAAAAACTAATGAAGCAACATTGTTTGTTTTTGGCATAGCAACATTAATAATAGCAAAATTTGTTTCAGAAAATTGAGGCGCTACTTCTATAATAGCTTCAGTCAATTTAAAACCCATTGCTACAACAGTATCAAATTTATTATTAGCTAGTGTTCGTAAATTCATGACATAATCAGAAGCGGATTCAGCTTGAATAGAGTCGTAACCTTGAATCCCTTTTGATAAAACATTCTTTTCACCTCATGCTTCTAACCCTTCCCAAGCTGATTGGTTAAACGATTTATCGTCAATACTACTAAAGTCAGCTGCTAATCCAACAGTGCTAGGCTTTTTTTTGTTACTTTTTGCTTTAGCAGTATTCTCGGCTCCGCATGCTCCTAATAAGATACTGATACTAACTACAGCTGTGACAAGGCCTAAAGAATCATTTTTTCAAATTTAATAACTCCTCCATTTTACCATTTTTTTCTTTACACTTTCATCCTATCATTTTAAAAAACTCTTCAAAATTAAACACGATAAATTATAAAAAAATAGTTTCGAACATTCGTTTTTAAGACATAAAAATAATTTTTTTTTATGATTAAGAGGTTAATAACTGTTTTTTAATAAAAAACACAAAGGGATAGTTATCTTTTTATTGCAATCAGTTTTCAAAAGAATTATGATGGTAAATGGCATCATTTTTTATTAATTTTAGGAGGAAATAGTTTGAATAAATTTTTTCAATTAGAACAAAATAATACGACTGTGCAAACAGAAATTTTAGCAGGTTTAACTACCTTTTTAACAATGGCTTACATCATTGTAGTTAATCCTGTTATATTATCAGCAGCAGGTATTCCCTTTAATCAAATCTTTATGGCAACGATAGTCTCAGCAGTAGTTGGAACGACTTGGATGGCTTTAGCTGCTAATTATCCCATTGGAGTGGCTCCTGGACTAGGGTTGAATGCTTACTTTGTGACCGTTGTTGCTAGTGGTGTGGATTATAAAACAGCTTTTTCTTCTGTTTTTGTAGCCGGTGTTATCTTTTTGTTACTATCTTTTACAACTTTCAGAGAAAGATTAATTGGAGCTATACCTGAATCTTTAAAATCAGCTATTGCGGCAGGTATTGGTTTATTTATAGCTTTTGTGGGTTTACGTCTCTCAGAGGTAGTTGTTGGAAATGAAGAAAATTTAGTGGCTTTGGGGAACTTAAAAGATCCTAGTGTATTACTGACTTTATTTGGTATTATTTTAAGTATTAGTTTAATGATTTTAAATGTAAAAGGTGCTTTATTTATTGGAATGATTGTTATCACAATTATTAGTTATTTTATGGGTATGATTCAATTTGACGGGATTATTGCTATGCCAGATTTTGGTTCTGATTTAATGATTACTAATCCAATATCTCCATTTATAGACATTGTTTCCAATGGTTTGTATGGTGCCGTTATTTCATTTTTATTAATTACTATTTTTGATACTACAGGAACAATGATTGCCGTAACAAAACGAGCTGGCTTGATGAAAGATGGAAATTTGAAAAATGCTAAGCAAGCATTGCTTTCAGACGCAATTGGAACAACAGTAGGCGCAGTTTTTGGAACTAGTCCGACGACAGCATTTGCAGAATCCGGAACAGGTGTTGCAGCTGGAGGACGTACCGGTT
Encoded proteins:
- a CDS encoding NCS2 family permease, which translates into the protein MNKFFQLEQNNTTVQTEILAGLTTFLTMAYIIVVNPVILSAAGIPFNQIFMATIVSAVVGTTWMALAANYPIGVAPGLGLNAYFVTVVASGVDYKTAFSSVFVAGVIFLLLSFTTFRERLIGAIPESLKSAIAAGIGLFIAFVGLRLSEVVVGNEENLVALGNLKDPSVLLTLFGIILSISLMILNVKGALFIGMIVITIISYFMGMIQFDGIIAMPDFGSDLMITNPISPFIDIVSNGLYGAVISFLLITIFDTTGTMIAVTKRAGLMKDGNLKNAKQALLSDAIGTTVGAVFGTSPTTAFAESGTGVAAGGRTGLTALTIAVMFALSSFFYPLFNVISSVPAITSPALVIVGTVMMASTAEINWFDLSEAFPAFIVILTMPLTGSIATGLALGFISYPITKFFSGQAKSVHPFVYIFAVLFIIQLFFLS